Below is a genomic region from Spartinivicinus marinus.
TTAATGCTCGTGGTTTTTTAGCAACTAATCAAGATACGGTTAATCTTCAGCTGCCGGGTGCAAGCTCAACCAGATTAATTACAGTTACTGCTTCTGGTGTTACACGGATAGAGAAAAAATAATGAAAACTATCGGTAACTTATCTGTAAAAAAACTGCCTATCATGATGAACGAAATAAGTTTCAAACAGCAAGGTGTTGGAATAATGGAAATACTAATTTCCATCCTGGTCCTTTCTATTGGTTTGCTAGGTTTGGCTGGAATGCAGGCAGTTGGTTTGAAAAATAATAACCAGTCTTTTGATAGAAGTTATGCTGTATTTTTGGCTAATAATATTTTAGATAGAATTAGAGCAAACCCTAACGCAGATTATACGACAAATCTGAATACTGCTCCTTCAGTTGCAGCTAATAGCTGTGAGACAGGAGCATGTAATGCTAGTCAGTTAAGAGATTATGACCTTGCCCAGTGGAAGTGTTTATTAGGAAGGTTTAATAGTAATGGTAACTGCGCTACATTGACCATTGGTGGTGATGGCCAGGAAGCACAAGTAGAAGGTTTATTAAGTGATGGAACTGGTTCTATAGCCAGGACTGTTGCAGGAGGGACTGTACGTTATACCATCACAATTGAGTGGGCTGATCCAACCAATGTAACAGACCCTAATGATCCCGCCAATACAGGTGTTAACAACCGCTCATCTTATAGTATGGTTACGGATATATGAATATTAATAAAATGCTTAAAAATAAGGGTTTCACCATTATTGAGATGATGATCTCGCTGGTATTAGGAGCATTATTATTAGGCGGTATCATCAGTCTATTTACTAACAACCAGCAAACCTATCGTATTATTCAAGGGACTGCAAATTTGCAAGATAATGCCCGATTTGCGGTTGACCTTATTGGTGAAGATATTCGTATGGCTGGCTACATGGGGTGTTTGTCGAATTTATCAAATATTTCACTAAAAAATGTATTGAATAATACTGGAGATGATTTTG
It encodes:
- the pilV gene encoding type IV pilus modification protein PilV, producing MKTIGNLSVKKLPIMMNEISFKQQGVGIMEILISILVLSIGLLGLAGMQAVGLKNNNQSFDRSYAVFLANNILDRIRANPNADYTTNLNTAPSVAANSCETGACNASQLRDYDLAQWKCLLGRFNSNGNCATLTIGGDGQEAQVEGLLSDGTGSIARTVAGGTVRYTITIEWADPTNVTDPNDPANTGVNNRSSYSMVTDI